The Magnolia sinica isolate HGM2019 chromosome 9, MsV1, whole genome shotgun sequence genome contains a region encoding:
- the LOC131255994 gene encoding putative disease resistance protein At1g50180: MADIAVQFIIQKLNEILTQEADLLLGVDGQIRSLRDKLGWMHALLKDLHGKRRDNDRVKVWVSQIREAAYDAENVIDSYIFNIQKQGRDTSAGFVGSIRSLACCIKDVAAIHKIGKKIGEIERRLNEISSNRSDYGIGNIPRCGEASSSSNPSQTWREKRVPIAEEADVVGVEDETKTLVGRLIEGDARCAVISITGMGGIGKTTLAKKLYNNINVKKNFDFHAWVSVSQEHRLREIFLSILKSLGQDERETTPEEDLPKQLYESLEGKKYLVVIDDIWTRDAWNGLVSAFPDRQKGSRVLLTTRKEEIAKYADAQSTPHKMHFLNESESWVLLCKKTLPGNLAPPCLPNLEELGGKIVAKCGGLPLAIAVIGGVLSRKEKSVNEWYKVLTSLEWHLNESEDAISGILALSYHDLPYYLKFCFLYFGAFPEDNEIYVGDLIKLWIAEGFVQQRGEEELEDVAEDYVEELINRSMIQVAQRNSNGTAMTCRIHDLLRDLSIANAKEERFLDVYGKTATKSPTTARRFAITASVGFGHELQGFGWLWS; this comes from the exons atgGCTGATATTGCTGTTCAGTTCATCATACAGAAACTGAACGAAATTCTAACTCAGGAAGCAGATTTGCTACTCGGAGTAGATGGGCAGATCAGATCGCTTCGAGACAAACTTGGATGGATGCATGCCTTGCTCAAAGACCTCCATGGGAAGCGCAGAGATAATGACAGAGTTAAGGTTTGGGTGTCCCAAATAAGAGAAGCAGCCTATGATGCTGAGAACGTCATCGATTCCTACATCTTTAACATTCAAAAGCAAGGAAGAGATACAAGTGCTGGATTCGTGGGATCCATACGAAGTTTAGCTTGTTGCATCAAAGACGTAGCAGCCATCCACAAGATTGGAAAGAAGATCGGTGAGATAGAAAGAAGGCTCAACGAGATCTCATCCAATAGATCAGATTATGGCATCGGTAATATACCAAGATGTGGAGAAGCttcatcttcctcaaatccaagCCAGACATGGAGGGAAAAGAGGGTTCCCATCGCCGAGGAAGCCGATGTGGTTGGTGTTGAAGATGAGACAAAGACACTGGTGGGGCGGCTGATTGAAGGAGATGCGCGGTGCGCTGTCATTTCGATCACTGGTATGGGAGGAATAGGTAAGACTACTCTCGCTAAGAAACTTTACAATAACATCAATGTAAAGAAGAATTTCGATTTTCATGCCTGGGTGTCTGTGTCTCAAGAACATCGACTGCGAGAGATTTTCTTAAGCATTCTAAAATCTCTTGGACAAGATGAAAGGGAGACGACACCTGAGGAAGACTTGCCTAAGCAGCTCTATGAAAGCTTGGAAGGTAAGAAATATCTGGTGGTAATTGATGATATATGGACTAGAGATGCTTGGAATGGTTTGGTCTCTGCATTTCCAGATAGGCAAAAGGGCAGCAGGGTGCTTCTTACCACTCGCAAGGAAGAAATAGCTAAGTATGCAGATGCACAGAGCACGCCCCATAAAATGCATTTTCTTAATGAAAGTGAGAGTTGGGTATTGTTATGTAAGAAAACACTTCCTGGAAATCTTGCTCCTCCATGCCTTCCAAATCTGGAGGAGTTGGGGGGAAAGATTGTTGCGAAATGTGGAGGTTTACCTCTTGCTATTGCAGTAATAGGAGGCGTCCTATCAAGGAAAGAGAAATCAGTGAATGAGTGGTACAAAGTGCTTACAAGTCTCGAATGGCATCTAAATGAAAGCGAAGATGCGATCTCCGGTATATTGGCCCTTAGCTACCATGACTTGCCGTATTACTTGAAGTTCTGCTTTCTTTATTTCGGAGCTTTTCCTGAAGACAATGAAATTTATGTGGGCGACTTGATTAAGTTGTGGATAGCTGAAGGGTTTGTGCAacaaagaggagaagaagaactgGAAGATGTTGCAGAGGATTACGTAGAAGAGCTCATCAACAGAAGCATGATTCAGGTGGCGCAAAGGAATTCGAATGGAACAGCTATGACATGCCGTATTCATGATCTTCTACGCGACCTCTCGATAGCAAACGCCAAGGAGGAGAGATTTCTGGACGTGTATGGGAAGACAGCTACTAAATCACCAACCACGGCACGCCGGTTTGCAATTACTGCTTCTGTTGGCTTTG GTCATGAATTGCAGGGATTTGGCTGGTTGTGGAGCTAA
- the LOC131255331 gene encoding disease resistance protein RPP13-like — protein sequence MDFLTQEAYFLQGVHERVTSLQEKLEDIRDLFNDIDGKCRKNDAVKRWMGEIREVASDAEDVIDSYNFKIEKRQGDDSARFMGSVRSFACGVKDIPATLQVGKKISDIERRLDEILSNRSVYGIDNIPAYGEASSSSSSSNQSHTWREKRAPIVEEADVVGVEDETEKLVRQLTEGDVRRAVISITGMGGIGKTTLAKKVYDDKNVKKTFKFHAWVYVSQEYQVRELLLSIIKCFQGLSRGKWEMMIEEDLQKVVSEYLEGKKYLVVIDDIWTRDAWDGLVSAFPDGKNGSRVLLTTRNEDIAREVGERMVAKCGGLPLAITVLGGVLSRKDNYHDLPYDLTPCFLYLGAFPEDSEIDVAELIRLWIAEGFVQKRGGEEMEDVAEDYMNELISRSMIQVSKRKSNGTAEKCRIHDLLRSLSIAKAKEERFLDVNGAQRLHHGQKHANLYDIYCYHMVVESIATRHSIA from the exons atggatttccTAACGCAGGAAGCATATTTCCTGCAGGGAGTACATGAGCGAGTCACATCTCTTCAGGAAAAACTGGAAGATATACGTGActtattcaatgacatcgatgggAAGTGCAGAAAGAATGATGCAGTTAAGCGTTGGATGGGCGAAATAAGAGAAGTAGCCTCCGATGCTGAGGACGTCATCGACTCATATAACTTTAAGATTGAAAAACGGCAAGGAGATGATAGTGCTAGATTCATGGGATCCGTACGAAGTTTTGCTTGCGGCGTCAAAGACATACCAGCCACCCTCCAAGTTGGAAAGAAGATCAGCGACATAGAAAGAAGGCTAGATGAGATCTTGTCTAACCGATCAGTGTATGGTATCGACAATATACCAGCATATGgagaagcttcttcttcttcttcttcttcgaatcAAAGTCACACATGGAGGGAGAAGAGGGCTCCCATCGTCGAGGAAGCCGATGTGGTGGGTGTTGAAGACGAGACAGAGAAACTGGTGAGGCAGCTGACTGAAGGAGATGTGCGACGTGCTGTAATTTCAATCACTGGTATGGGAGGAATAGGTAAGACTACTCTTGCTAAGAAAGTTTATGATGACAAAAATGTAAAGAAGACTTTCAAATTTCATGCTTGGGTGTATGTGTCTCAAGAATATCAAGTGCGAGAGCTTTTACTAAGCATTATAAAATGCTTTCAAGGTCTCTCACGAGGCAAATGGGAAATGATGATTGAGGAAGACTTGCAGAAGGTGGTCTCTGAGTACTTGGAAGGGAAGAAATATCTGGTGGTAATAGATGATATATGGACTAGAGATGCTTGGGATGGTTTGGTTTCTGCATTTCCAGATGGGAAAAATGGCAGCAGAGTGCTGCTCACCACTCGCAATGAAGACATCGCAAG AGAAGTTGGGGAGAGGATGGTTGCAAAATGTGGAGGTTTACCTCTAGCAATCACAGTATTAGGAGGTGTTCTATCAAGGAAAGACAA CTACCATGACTTGCCCTATGACTTGACGCCCTGCTTTCTTTATCTCGGAGCTTTTCCTGAAGACTCTGAAATTGATGTGGCAGAATTGATTCGGTTGTGGATAGCTGAAGGGTTTGTGCAaaaaagaggaggagaagaaatGGAGGATGTTGCAGAGGATTACATGAATGAGCTCATCAGTAGAAGCATGATTCAGGTGTCGAAAAGGAAGAGCAATGGAACTGCTGAAAAATGTCGAATTCATGATCTCCTACGGAGCCTCTCAATAGCAAAAGCCAAGGAAGAGAGATTTCTGGACGTGAATGGAGCACAACGCCTACATCATGGACAAAAGCACGCCAACTT ATACGACATCTACTGCTACCACATGGTTGTCGAATCAATTGCAACACGCCATTCCATCGCTTAA
- the LOC131255332 gene encoding putative disease resistance protein At1g50180, with product MAGIAVQFVIQRLNDFLAQEAELLLGVDGQIRSLRDKLGWMHALLKDHHGNRRDNDRVKVWVAQIREAAYDAEDVIDSYIFNIQKPGRETSAGFMGSIRSFACCIKDIPAIHKIGKEIGDIERRLNDISSNRSDYGIGNIPGCGEASSSSYQSQTWREKRLPIAEEADVVGVEVETKTLVGRLIEGDARRAVISITGMGGIGKTTLAKKIYNNIHIKKNFDFHAWVSVSQEHRLREIFLSILKSLGQDERETTPEEDLRKQLYESLEGKKYLVVIDDIWTRDAWNGLVSAFPDRQNGSRVLLTTRKEEIAKYADAESTPHKMHFLNESESWALFRKKALPGNVALPCPANLEELGGKIVAKCGGLPLAIAVIGGVLSRKEKSVNEWYKVLTSLEWQLNESEDAISGILALSYHDLPYYLKFCFLYFGAFPEDSEIYVDDLIKLWIAEGFVQQRGEEELEDVAEDYVEELINRSMIQVAQRNLNGTAMKCRIHDLLRDLSIANAKEERFLDVYGKTAPTTPTTPRRLTITASGGLRKFIFSNRSTLHLRSLFPFNERWEEIETPVLKSFFGALKFLRVMDLRRGELTSLPDEIGSLIQLRYLCLMDNRELRMLPSTITRLSNLQTLNIFNTNIKMLPVDIWKMEQLRHLVVKYECQFSNSTAVHRLSNLQTLTNIRAGSWTEDELEKLINLRELLIRGRLNMSSSRPISKLIHLRSLCLLGGSGSFIPPFESLSNHHHLYYMNLSGHFEKLPDLHEFPPNLTQLYLYGSKLEQDPMGTLEKLPNLRILCYAGDVYVTKEINYLFIRECDELEEWRVEEGAMPNLTSLEISSCARLKMLPDGMRHLTTLQELKLKYMTEEFNKRVRENEGEDWFKIQHIPSLIIK from the coding sequence atggCTGGGATCGCTGTTCAGTTCGTAATACAAAGACTGAATGATTTTCTAGCGCAGGAAGCAGAATTGCTACTCGGAGTAGATGGGCAGATCAGATCACTTCGAGACAAACTTGGATGGATGCATGCCTTACTCAAAGACCACCATGGGAATCGCAGAGATAATGATAGAGTTAAGGTTTGGGTGGCCCAAATAAGAGAAGCAGCCTATGATGCTGAGGACGTCATCGACTCCTACATCTTTAACATTCAAAAGCCAGGAAGAGAGACAAGTGCTGGATTCATGGGATCCATACGAAGTTTTGCTTGTTGCATCAAAGACATACCAGCCATCCACAAGATTGGAAAGGAGATTGGTGATATAGAAAGAAGGCTCAACGATATCTCATCCAACAGATCAGATTATGGCATCGGCAATATACCAGGATGTGGAGAAGCTTCATCTTCGTCATATCAAAGCCAGACGTGGAGGGAGAAGAGGCTTCCCATCGCCGAGGAAGCTGATGTGGTTGGTGTTGAAGTTGAGACAAAGACACTGGTGGGGCGGCTGATTGAAGGAGACGCGCGGCGTGCTGTCATTTCGATCACTGGTATGGGAGGGATAGGTAAAACTACTCTCGctaagaaaatttacaataacATCCATATAAAGAAGAATTTCGATTTTCATGCCTGGGTGTCTGTGTCTCAAGAACATCGACTGCGAGAGATTTTCCTAAGCATTCTAAAATCTCTGGGACAAGATGAAAGGGAGACAACGCCTGAGGAAGACTTGCGTAAGCAGCTCTATGAGAGCTTGGAAGGGAAAAAATATCTGGTGGTAATTGATGATATATGGACTAGAGATGCTTGGAATGGTTTGGTCTCTGCATTTCCAGATAGGCAAAATGGCAGCAGGGTGCTGCTTACCACTCGCAAGGAAGAAATAGCCAAGTATGCAGATGCAGAGAGCACGCCCCATAAAATGCATTTTCTTAATGAAAGTGAGAGCTGGGCATTGTTCCGTAAGAAAGCACTTCCTGGAAATGTTGCTCTTCCATGCCCTGCAAATCTGGAGGAGTTGGGGGGAAAGATTGTTGCGAAGTGTGGAGGTTTACCTCTAGCTATCGCAGTAATAGGAGGCGTCCTATCAAGGAAAGAAAAATCAGTGAATGAGTGGTACAAAGTGCTTACAAGTCTCGAATGGCAGCTAAATGAAAGCGAAGATGCGATCTCGGGCATATTGGCCCTCAGCTACCATGACTTGCCGTATTACTTGAAGTTCTGCTTTCTTTATTTCGGAGCTTTTCCTGAAGACTCTGAAATTTATGTGGACGACTTGATTAAGTTGTGGATAGCTGAAGGGTTTGTGCagcaaagaggagaagaagaactgGAGGATGTTGCAGAGGATTATGTGGAAGAGCTCATCAACAGAAGCATGATTCAGGTGGCGCAAAGGAATTTGAATGGAACAGCTATGAAATGCCGTATTCATGATCTTCTACGCGACCTCTCAATAGCAAACGCCAAGGAGGAGAGATTTCTGGACGTGTATGGGAAGACAGCACCAACAACACCAACCACACCACGCCGGCTTACAATTACTGCTTCTGGTGGCCTTCGTAAGTTCATCTTCTCTAACCGCTCCACTCTACACCTCCGCTCTTTGTTTCCCTTCAATGAAAGGTGGGAAGAGATTGAGACGCCGGTGTTGAAAAGCTTCTTCGGGGCTTTAAAATTTCTTCGGGTGATGGATCTCCGGCGTGGAGAGCTCACTAGTCTCCCCGATGAAATTGGATCTCTAATCCAATTGAGGTACCTATGTCTAATGGATAACAGGGAGTTAAGAATGCTACCATCCACCATAACCCGCCTCTCCAATTTACAGACTCTCAATATATtcaatacaaatatcaaaatgCTACCAGTTGATATTTGGAAGATGGAACAGTTACGGCACCTAGTGGTAAAATATGAATGTCAATTCAGCAACAGTACAGCAGTTCATCGCTTAAGCAATCTCCAGACTCTAACAAACATACGGGCTGGCAGCTGGACAGAAGATGAGTTGGAGAAACTGATCAATTTGAGAGAATTGTTGATACGCGGACGTCTCAATATGTCATCATCCCGTCCTATTTCTAAATTGATACACCTCAGATCATTGTGTCTACTGGGAGGATCTGGAAGTTTCATTCCACCTTTTGAGTCCTTGTCAAATCATCACCATCTATATTACATGAATTTGAGTGGACACTTTGAGAAATTACCGGATCTGCATGAATTCCCACCTAACCTCACCCAGTTATACTTGTATGGATCCAAATTAGAGCAAGACCCGATGGGAACGCTGGAGAAGCTACCCAACCTTCGGATTCTCTGTTATGCTGGGGATGTTTACGTGACAAAGGAAATCAACTATTTGTTTATTCGGGAATGCGATGAATTAGAGGAGTGGAGAGTGGAGGAAGGAGCGATGCCTAATCTCACATCTTTAGAGATTAGTAGCTGCGCAAGATTGAAGATGCTTCCAGATGGAATGCGACATCTCACCACCCTTCAAGAATTGAAGTTGAAATACATGACGGAAGAATTCAACAAAAGGGTGAGAGAGAACGAGGGAGAGGACTGGTTCAAGATCCAACACATACCCTCTCTTATCATCAAATAA